A window of the Streptomyces luomodiensis genome harbors these coding sequences:
- a CDS encoding gas vesicle protein: MTERDLVQPPPPITGPRSCDLAEVLERVLDKGIVIAGDIKIDLLDIELLTIRLRLFVSSVDTARRAGIDWWETDPALSSRAARDALAQENAQLRERLHALESRMDPDERSAIGAAAAEKGGGA, from the coding sequence GTGACTGAACGCGACCTGGTCCAGCCCCCGCCCCCCATCACCGGCCCGCGCTCCTGCGACCTCGCCGAGGTGCTGGAGCGGGTACTGGACAAGGGCATCGTGATCGCCGGGGACATCAAGATCGACCTGCTGGACATCGAACTGCTCACCATCCGGCTGCGGTTGTTCGTCTCCTCCGTGGACACCGCCCGCAGGGCCGGCATCGACTGGTGGGAAACCGATCCCGCCCTCTCCTCGCGCGCCGCCCGCGACGCCCTCGCCCAGGAGAACGCCCAGCTGCGCGAACGCCTCCACGCGTTGGAGTCGCGCATGGACCCCGATGAGCGGAGCGCGATCGGCGCCGCGGCCGCCGAGAAGGGCGGCGGCGCATGA
- a CDS encoding gas vesicle protein GvpG gives MGVLSQVVLFPLAPVRGVVWVAERVRDVAEEELCHPSVVRARLAALNEALESGAIGPEEFDREEDRLLDLLERSEPEVRGGTTRVRRRD, from the coding sequence ATGGGCGTGCTCAGCCAGGTCGTGCTCTTCCCGCTGGCGCCGGTGCGGGGGGTGGTGTGGGTCGCGGAGCGCGTCAGGGACGTCGCGGAGGAGGAGCTGTGCCATCCGTCGGTGGTACGCGCCCGGCTCGCCGCGCTGAACGAGGCCCTGGAGTCGGGGGCGATCGGCCCCGAGGAGTTCGACCGGGAGGAGGACCGGCTGCTGGACCTGCTGGAACGCTCGGAACCAGAAGTCCGCGGAGGAACGACAAGGGTGAGACGCCGTGACTGA